From Corvus cornix cornix isolate S_Up_H32 chromosome 5, ASM73873v5, whole genome shotgun sequence, the proteins below share one genomic window:
- the CHAC1 gene encoding glutathione-specific gamma-glutamylcyclotransferase 1 gives MKRDPQSPEERPEPPPRPLLSSSSSPSGQAEGAELAASVWIFGYGSLVWRPGFEFTSRKVGFIRGYSRRFWQGDTFHRGSEKTPGRVVTLLEDCGACTWGVAYEVRGEQIAASLEYLNMREAVLGGYDTKLVKFHPQEKDAEEPILALVYIATPQNPSYLGPASEEDIAAQIIVSSGCAGHNIEYLLRLADFMRYFCPQAEDKHLFSIEEALISILPCLYYTEDSLEETASVPQKSKS, from the exons ATGAAGCGCGACCCGCAGAGCCCCGAGGAgcgcccggagccgccgccACGCCcgctcctctcctcctcctcctcgccctCGGGGCAGGCGGAGGGCGCGGAGTTGGCGGCGTCGGTGTGGATCTTCGGGTACGGCTCGCTGGTGTGGAGGCCGGGCTTTGAGTTCACGTCGCGCAAGGTGGGCTTCATCCGCGGGTACAGCCGCCGCTTCTGGCAGGGGGACACCTTCCACCGCGGCAGCGAGAAGACG CCCGGCCGGGTGGTGACGCTGCTGGAGGACTGCGGG GCATGCACGTGGGGTGTCGCCTATGAAGTCCGTGGGGAACAGATCGCTGCATCGCTCGAGTATCTCAACATGAGAGAAGCTGTCCTGGGAGGCTATGACACCAAGTTGGTGAAGTTCCACCCTCAGGAGAAAGATGCAGAGGAACCCATCCTGGCTCTTGTTTACATTGCAACACCTCAGAACCCCTCTTACCTTGGCCCAGCATCTGAAGAAGACATTGCAGCTCAAATCATTGTCTCAAGTGGTTGCGCGGGTCATAACATTGAGTACTTGCTGAGACTGGCAGACTTCATGCGCTACTTTTGTCCTCAAGCAGAGGATAAACATCTCTTCTCCATCGAAGAAGCTCTTATTTCCATCCTTCCGTGTCTATACTACACAGAGGACTCTCTAGAAGAAACCGCAAGTGTCCCTCAGAAGTCTAAGAGTTga